One Nitrospirota bacterium genomic window carries:
- a CDS encoding 50S ribosomal protein L1 gives MGKKYELVKSKVEPKELTLEDAIEALKSLKYVKFDETVDIALNLGVDPRKSDQMVRGFVVLPHGTGKTVKVLVFAKGEKQKEATDAGADFVGAEDMIEKIQKGWLDFDKAVATPDVMGAVGKLGKLLGPRGLMPNPKSGSVTFDVAKAVKEIKAGKVDYRVEKAGIIHMPVGKLSFSTTSLVENIKTAVDSVIKAKPQTSKGKYLKRLVVTSTMGPGLKVDFNSVTLTRI, from the coding sequence ATGGGTAAGAAGTACGAGTTAGTAAAAAGTAAGGTGGAGCCCAAAGAGCTCACGCTTGAGGATGCCATAGAGGCCCTTAAGTCGCTTAAGTATGTTAAGTTTGACGAAACGGTGGATATTGCCCTGAACCTTGGGGTTGATCCTAGAAAAAGCGACCAAATGGTCAGAGGCTTTGTGGTGCTTCCGCATGGAACAGGGAAAACAGTGAAAGTGCTTGTGTTTGCTAAGGGTGAAAAGCAAAAAGAGGCAACCGATGCCGGTGCTGATTTTGTAGGGGCTGAGGACATGATTGAAAAGATTCAGAAGGGATGGCTTGATTTTGATAAAGCTGTGGCAACTCCGGATGTTATGGGAGCTGTCGGTAAGCTTGGTAAGCTGCTTGGCCCGCGCGGGCTTATGCCTAACCCAAAATCCGGCAGTGTGACTTTTGACGTAGCCAAGGCCGTTAAAGAGATAAAGGCTGGTAAGGTTGACTACAGAGTGGAGAAAGCGGGCATTATTCATATGCCGGTAGGAAAACTCTCCTTCAGCACGACATCTCTTGTGGAAAATATCAAAACGGCAGTTGACTCTGTCATTAAGGCAAAGCCTCAGACAAGCAAAGGGAAATATTTAAAAAGGCTCGTGGTTACCTCTACGATGGGCCCGGGTCTAAAGGTGGATTTCAACTCCGTAACATTAACAAGAATTTGA
- the rplL gene encoding 50S ribosomal protein L7/L12, whose product MASVTKEQVFEFFDNMTILQMSEFIKEFEERYGVTAQAAVAVAAAPAAAEAAPVEEKTSFDAILASVGDKKIQVIKVVRELTGLGLKEAKELVDTAPKEIKTGVSKEEAENIKAKVEEQGAKVEIK is encoded by the coding sequence ATGGCTTCAGTAACAAAAGAGCAGGTGTTTGAGTTTTTTGACAATATGACAATCCTTCAGATGTCGGAATTTATCAAGGAGTTTGAGGAAAGATACGGTGTAACGGCACAGGCTGCGGTAGCAGTAGCGGCAGCCCCGGCAGCGGCAGAGGCAGCTCCGGTTGAGGAAAAGACCAGCTTTGACGCAATACTGGCCTCGGTTGGCGACAAGAAGATTCAGGTAATAAAAGTGGTAAGAGAGCTTACCGGTCTTGGGCTTAAAGAGGCAAAAGAGCTTGTTGATACAGCTCCTAAGGAAATAAAAACCGGAGTGTCCAAAGAAGAGGCTGAAAACATCAAGGCCAAAGTAGAGGAGCAGGGAGCTAAAGTAGAAATCAAGTAG
- the rpoB gene encoding DNA-directed RNA polymerase subunit beta, which produces MARAQRQERVNLGKVARVLDVPYLIEIQRRSYEVFLQKELTHELRKNAGLESAFRSVFPIVDYNETASVEYLGYYLLEPKYRVRECVHKGLTYSAPIKIRVRLNLWETPEDGKKVEDDKKMLKESREEEVYIGEIPLMTDTGSFVINGIERVIVSQLHRSPGVFFNTDKTKTHTSGRLLYTARVIPSRGSWLDFEFDTKDILYVRIDRRKKLPATIVLKALGYKNEDLLKIFYPIETIKILGRNEFSRKVSSILSGNKASTTILDPKSKGTLLVKEGAKITKAAIKRLQNAGIEEIPILRDEVIGRYSLNDVVDPETGEIIVEGNEVITEDNLNKILSLPIETLDLLFIDNVRYLSSLRDTLLMDKINTKEDALIEIYKKMRPGEPPTLEASKALFAGLFFDEKRYDLSPVGRLKVNKRLGLDTPMDNTVLTDNDIIEIIKYLLALRTGQGEVDDIDHLGNRRVRSVGELLENQFRIGLIRMERAIKEKMMIIDIKDIMPHDIINAKPVMAAVKEFFGSSQLSQFMDQTNPLSEITHKRRLSALGPGGLTRERVGFEVRDVHPTHYGRICPIETPEGPNIGLIVSLASYARINEYGFLEAPYRKVVNGRVTGEILFLSAIEGEKFVIAEATSPFDKDGHLIGEAISARIAGDLKIFTPAEISYMDVSPKQIVGVSASLIPFLENDDANRALMGSNMQRQAVPLTYTESPIVGTGMEFVAARDSGACITARRSGTVESLDSNRIVIRVADEGGVDIYNLVKFTRSNQATCINQRPIVEVGAKVTAGDVIGDGPSTDMGELALGKNVLVAFMPWGGYNFEDAILLSERLVKDDVFTSVHIEEFEVEARDTKLGPEEITRDIPNVGEDSLANLDESGVIYVGAEVKPGDILVGKITPKGETQLTPEEKLLRAIFGEKAEEVKESCLYVPPGIKGTVVDVKVFTRRGIKKDARAKALEDDEIRGLQRDFEEETRIVSQELYNKVRKLLQGKIVLEDVKDQSNKEFICKSGDILDTKMLEALWDKKIVRLSVDDEHVTNEIEELNKKVKDYLKNLQVRYDERIERLKKGDELPPGVNKLIKVYIAMKRKIQVGDKMAGRHGNKGVVAMVLPEDDMPYLPDGTPVEVVLNPLGVPSRMNVGQILETHLGMAANALGIKVATPVFEGATEEDIREMLKKGGLSETGQSILCDGKTGEAFERPVTVGYMYMLKLHHLVEDKIHARSIGPYSLVTQQPLGGKAQFGGQRLGEMEVWALEAYGASYTLQEYLTVKSDDVSGRAKMYEAIVKGDATLDPGVPESFHVLIKELQSLCLDVELLEKKNKGG; this is translated from the coding sequence ATGGCAAGGGCACAAAGACAAGAAAGGGTTAACCTGGGTAAGGTTGCCAGGGTACTTGATGTACCCTATTTAATAGAAATACAGAGAAGATCGTATGAGGTATTTTTACAGAAAGAGCTAACGCATGAACTGAGAAAAAATGCAGGGCTGGAGTCTGCTTTTAGAAGCGTCTTTCCCATTGTAGATTACAACGAGACCGCCTCTGTTGAGTATCTGGGCTACTATCTTCTTGAGCCGAAGTACAGGGTCAGGGAGTGTGTCCATAAGGGACTTACCTATTCAGCGCCGATAAAAATCCGGGTCAGGCTGAATCTGTGGGAAACCCCGGAGGATGGCAAAAAGGTAGAAGACGACAAGAAAATGCTTAAAGAGTCCCGTGAAGAGGAGGTCTATATAGGGGAGATTCCCCTTATGACTGACACTGGCTCATTTGTAATAAACGGGATAGAACGTGTCATTGTAAGTCAGCTTCACCGTTCACCAGGAGTGTTTTTTAACACTGACAAAACAAAAACCCACACAAGTGGCCGGCTACTCTACACCGCAAGGGTTATTCCCTCCAGAGGTTCATGGCTGGACTTTGAGTTTGACACTAAAGACATTCTATACGTTCGTATTGACAGAAGAAAGAAGCTGCCGGCAACCATTGTGCTAAAGGCACTGGGTTATAAGAATGAAGACCTGCTAAAGATATTCTATCCGATAGAGACGATAAAGATACTTGGCAGAAATGAATTCAGCCGTAAAGTGTCTTCAATACTCTCTGGCAACAAGGCAAGCACTACTATTTTAGACCCTAAGAGCAAAGGCACACTGCTTGTAAAAGAGGGTGCAAAAATCACAAAAGCAGCCATCAAACGCCTTCAAAACGCTGGAATTGAGGAGATCCCGATTCTAAGGGATGAGGTCATAGGGCGCTACAGCCTAAACGACGTGGTTGACCCTGAAACTGGTGAAATCATCGTGGAGGGTAATGAGGTTATCACAGAGGACAATCTTAACAAAATTCTTTCTCTGCCGATAGAAACTCTTGATTTGCTTTTCATTGATAATGTCCGCTACCTGTCCTCACTGAGGGATACCCTTTTGATGGATAAGATAAACACCAAAGAGGATGCCCTAATAGAGATATACAAAAAGATGAGACCCGGTGAGCCTCCTACTCTTGAGGCATCTAAAGCACTGTTTGCCGGTTTGTTTTTTGACGAAAAACGCTATGACCTTTCCCCGGTAGGCAGGCTTAAGGTCAATAAACGGCTTGGTCTTGACACCCCCATGGATAACACGGTTCTTACCGATAACGACATTATTGAAATCATAAAGTACCTGCTTGCGCTAAGAACCGGCCAGGGCGAGGTGGATGACATTGACCATCTCGGCAACCGGCGGGTAAGAAGCGTGGGCGAGCTGCTTGAAAACCAGTTCCGCATAGGACTGATACGGATGGAACGCGCCATTAAGGAAAAAATGATGATCATAGACATAAAAGATATAATGCCTCATGACATCATAAACGCAAAACCCGTGATGGCAGCGGTTAAGGAGTTCTTTGGCTCAAGCCAGTTGAGCCAGTTTATGGACCAGACCAATCCGCTTTCTGAAATAACCCATAAAAGAAGGCTATCGGCTCTTGGCCCTGGAGGACTTACCCGTGAGCGCGTTGGATTTGAAGTTAGAGACGTTCATCCAACCCACTACGGCAGAATCTGCCCGATTGAGACCCCTGAGGGCCCAAACATCGGGTTAATTGTCTCACTGGCCAGCTATGCCCGTATTAACGAGTACGGATTTCTTGAAGCCCCCTACAGAAAGGTGGTTAACGGCAGAGTGACAGGAGAGATTTTGTTTCTTTCCGCCATAGAGGGTGAGAAATTTGTAATAGCAGAGGCGACATCTCCTTTTGATAAGGACGGGCATCTGATAGGAGAGGCGATTTCGGCAAGAATCGCGGGCGACTTAAAAATATTCACCCCTGCAGAGATTAGCTACATGGATGTCTCCCCAAAACAGATAGTGGGTGTTTCAGCCTCACTGATACCGTTTCTGGAAAACGATGACGCTAACCGTGCTCTTATGGGCTCTAACATGCAAAGACAGGCAGTCCCCCTGACCTATACGGAGTCTCCAATTGTGGGAACCGGTATGGAGTTTGTTGCGGCAAGGGACTCAGGAGCTTGCATTACGGCACGGCGGTCGGGAACTGTGGAAAGTTTGGATTCTAACAGAATAGTGATAAGGGTGGCGGATGAGGGGGGGGTGGATATCTATAATTTGGTTAAATTCACACGTTCCAATCAAGCCACTTGTATAAATCAGCGCCCGATAGTGGAGGTGGGTGCAAAGGTTACTGCCGGGGATGTGATAGGCGACGGGCCATCAACGGATATGGGAGAGCTGGCGCTGGGGAAAAACGTGCTTGTTGCATTTATGCCCTGGGGCGGCTACAATTTTGAGGATGCCATCCTGTTAAGTGAACGGCTTGTAAAAGACGATGTCTTTACATCGGTGCACATAGAGGAGTTTGAAGTCGAGGCAAGAGACACAAAGCTTGGCCCTGAGGAAATCACCAGAGATATTCCTAATGTCGGTGAAGATTCACTGGCCAATCTTGACGAAAGCGGAGTCATTTACGTTGGGGCTGAGGTAAAACCCGGTGATATTCTGGTCGGTAAGATAACCCCCAAGGGTGAGACTCAATTGACTCCGGAGGAAAAGCTCCTTCGAGCGATATTTGGTGAAAAAGCTGAGGAGGTTAAGGAAAGCTGTCTTTACGTTCCTCCAGGCATTAAGGGCACAGTGGTGGATGTTAAAGTATTTACACGGCGCGGAATAAAAAAGGATGCCAGAGCCAAAGCTCTGGAAGATGATGAGATACGGGGACTTCAGAGGGATTTTGAAGAGGAGACCCGGATAGTCAGTCAGGAGCTCTACAATAAGGTAAGAAAACTGCTGCAAGGTAAGATAGTCCTTGAGGATGTAAAGGATCAGTCAAACAAAGAGTTTATCTGTAAGAGCGGTGACATTTTGGACACTAAAATGCTGGAAGCGTTATGGGATAAGAAGATAGTGCGCCTGAGCGTTGACGATGAGCATGTCACTAATGAGATAGAGGAGCTCAACAAGAAGGTTAAAGACTACCTGAAAAATCTCCAGGTACGGTATGACGAACGAATAGAGAGATTGAAAAAGGGAGACGAACTGCCCCCCGGAGTCAATAAACTCATAAAGGTCTATATTGCTATGAAGCGTAAGATACAGGTCGGGGATAAGATGGCAGGGCGGCATGGCAACAAGGGTGTTGTAGCTATGGTGCTTCCTGAGGATGACATGCCCTACTTGCCCGATGGTACGCCGGTAGAAGTGGTGTTAAACCCGCTTGGTGTGCCCTCAAGAATGAACGTTGGCCAGATACTTGAAACACACCTTGGTATGGCCGCAAACGCTCTTGGTATAAAAGTGGCAACTCCAGTTTTTGAAGGCGCCACTGAAGAGGACATACGCGAGATGTTAAAGAAAGGCGGGCTTTCTGAAACAGGCCAGTCAATCCTCTGTGACGGTAAAACCGGCGAGGCCTTTGAACGCCCGGTTACGGTAGGGTATATGTACATGTTAAAGCTCCATCACCTGGTAGAGGACAAGATACATGCCCGTTCCATAGGGCCGTACTCGCTTGTGACTCAACAGCCTCTGGGCGGCAAGGCACAGTTTGGCGGTCAAAGGCTCGGTGAAATGGAGGTGTGGGCTCTTGAAGCGTACGGAGCCTCCTACACCCTTCAGGAGTACTTAACAGTTAAAAGCGATGATGTCAGTGGCAGGGCTAAAATGTACGAGGCAATTGTTAAGGGCGATGCCACCCTTGACCCGGGAGTGCCGGAGTCGTTCCACGTACTTATAAAGGAGCTTCAGAGCCTTTGTCTTGATGTTGAACTTCTTGAGAAAAAGAACAAGGGGGGATAA
- the rplJ gene encoding 50S ribosomal protein L10 produces MNKQEKEVVVSELKDKFSRSKSVVFTNYTGMTVADLSDLRVNLRKSNIEYKVVKNTLAKLACEGTAIESTKSIFTGPVGLAIGYDDPISVSKRVFEYAKGNDKFKVLNGFVEGRVFDAKDLKKISELPPREVLLSQVAGCMSAPATKMASLLDATVSRMVNALNALKDKKTN; encoded by the coding sequence ATGAACAAACAGGAAAAAGAAGTGGTAGTGTCCGAATTAAAGGACAAATTCAGCCGCTCAAAGTCCGTTGTGTTTACAAACTACACTGGGATGACTGTGGCTGATCTATCGGACTTACGGGTTAATTTACGAAAGAGCAATATTGAGTACAAGGTGGTTAAAAACACTCTTGCCAAATTAGCCTGCGAGGGAACGGCCATTGAAAGCACTAAGAGCATTTTTACCGGCCCTGTTGGGTTGGCTATTGGCTACGATGATCCAATATCGGTCTCAAAGCGGGTGTTTGAGTACGCTAAGGGTAACGACAAGTTTAAGGTCTTAAACGGTTTTGTTGAGGGGCGGGTTTTTGACGCAAAGGATTTAAAGAAGATATCGGAGCTTCCACCCCGCGAGGTATTACTTTCTCAGGTGGCAGGTTGCATGTCTGCGCCCGCAACTAAAATGGCATCTCTTCTTGATGCAACAGTAAGTAGAATGGTTAACGCGCTAAATGCGCTAAAAGACAAAAAAACAAATTAA